From a region of the Rhinopithecus roxellana isolate Shanxi Qingling chromosome 8, ASM756505v1, whole genome shotgun sequence genome:
- the LOC104654605 gene encoding 3 beta-hydroxysteroid dehydrogenase/Delta 5-->4-isomerase type 1, with the protein MTGWSCLVTGAGGFLGQRIVRLLVEEKELKEIRVLDKAFRPELREEFSKLQNKTKLTVLEGDILDEPFLKRACQDISVVIHTACIIDVSGVIHRESIMNVNVKGTQLLLEACVQASVPVFIYTSSIEVAGPNSYKEIIQNGHEEEPLENTWSAPYPYSKKLAEKAVLAADGWTLKNGGTLYTCALRPMYIYGEGSQFLSAGINEALNNNGILSSVGKFSTVNPVYVGNVAWAHILALRALRDPKKAPSVRGQFYYISDDTPHQSYDNLNYTLSKEFGLRLDSRWSLPLSLMYWIGFLLEIVSFLLRPIYTYQPPFNRHMVTLSNSVFTFSYKKAQRDLAYEPLYSWEEAKQKTVEWVGSLVDRHKDTLKSKTQ; encoded by the exons ATGACGGGCTGGAGCTGCCTTGTGACAGGAGCAGGAGGGTTTCTGGGTCAGAGGATCGTCCGCCTCTTGGTGGAGGAGAAGGAGCTGAAGGAGATCAGAGTCTTGGACAAGGCCTTCAGACCAGAACTGAGGGAGGAATTTTCCA AGCTCCAGAACAAGACCAAGCTGACAGTGCTGGAAGGAGACATTCTGGATGAGCCATTCCTGAAGAGAGCCTGCCAGGACATCTCAGTTGTCATCCACACTGCCTGTATCATTGATGTCTCCGGTGTCATTCACAGAGAGTCCATCATGAATGTCAATGTGAAAG GTACGCAGCTCCTGTTAGAGGCCTGTGTCCAAGCTAGTGTGCCAGTCTTCATCTATACCAGTAGCATAGAGGTAGCCGGACCCAACTCGTACAAGGAAATCATCCAGAACGGCCACGAAGAAGAGCCTCTGGAAAACACATGGTCTGCTCCATACCCATACAGCAAAAAGCTTGCTGAGAAGGCAGTGCTGGCAGCTGATGGATGGACTCTGAAAAACGGTGGTACCTTGTACACTTGTGCCTTAAGACCCATGTATATCTATGGGGAAGGAAGCCAATTCCTTTCTGCTGGTATAAATGAAGCCCTGAACAACAATGGGATCCTGTCAAGTGTTGGCAAGTTCTCCACTGTCAACCCAGTCTATGTTGGCAACGTGGCCTGGGCTCACATTCTGGCCTTGAGGGCCCTGCGGGACCCCAAGAAGGCCCCAAGTGTCCGAGGACAGTTCTACTATATCTCAGACGACACGCCTCACCAAAGCTATGATAACCTTAATTACACCCTGAGCAAAGAGTTCGGCCTCCGCCTTGATTCCAGATGGAGCCTTCCTTTATCCCTGATGTACTGGATTGGCTTCCTGCTGGAAATAGTGAGCTTCCTTCTCAGGCCAATTTACACCTATCAACCACCCTTTAACCGCCACATGGTGACATTGTCAAATAGCGTGTTCACCTTCTCTTACAAGAAGGCTCAGCGAGATCTGGCGTATGAGCCGCTCTACAGCTGGGAGGAAGCCAAGCAGAAAACCGTGGAGTGGGTTGGTTCCCTTGTGGACCGGCACAAGGACACCCTGAAGTCCAAGACTCAGTGA